Part of the Kitasatospora sp. NBC_00374 genome is shown below.
GCCGATCAGATCCTTGGCCACCGTCTGCACCAGCACCCGGCCGAGCCCCTGGCCCTGGTAGCCGGGAAGCACCCGGCTGACCATCAGCTGCACCGCGTCCGGGGAGATCGGACTGGTCGGGAAGGACTGCGAGCGCGGCACGTAGGCCGGCGGCGCGTACAGCACGAACCCGGCCGGCCGGTCGTCGACATAGACCACCCGGCCGCAGGAGCCCCACTCCAGCAGCACGGCCGAGATCCAGCTCTCCTTCTCCAGCTCCGCCTTCCCGGACTCCACCGCCGCCCGCGCGGTCACCGGGTCCAGCTCCCAGAAAACACAGGAGCGGCAGCCCACCGGCAGGTCCTGGAGACTGTCCAGCGTCAGCGGAACGATCCTGCGTCCCACTCCCCCACACCTCCTCCGCAGCCCGGGCCGACCTGGCGGCCCGCCCCTCCACCGAGTCCCCTACCCAAACGAAACGGGTGCACGTTTCACGTGAAACATGCACCCATCGTCGGTCGGCCCGCCCGGTTCAGCCCTGCGACAGCCGCAGCCCGTCCTCGCCCGGTGCCAGCCCGTCCAGGATCCGGTTCAGGTCCTCCACCGAGGCGAACTCCAGCACCACCTTGCCCTTGCCG
Proteins encoded:
- a CDS encoding GNAT family N-acetyltransferase, which translates into the protein MGRRIVPLTLDSLQDLPVGCRSCVFWELDPVTARAAVESGKAELEKESWISAVLLEWGSCGRVVYVDDRPAGFVLYAPPAYVPRSQSFPTSPISPDAVQLMVSRVLPGYQGQGLGRVLVQTVAKDLIGRGFRAIEAFGAVGRETPSCVLPAEHLLAVGFKTVRPHHRYPRLRLEARTTLSWKSDVEGALERLLGGARKEPALRPF